A single Thermosynechococcus vestitus BP-1 DNA region contains:
- the galE gene encoding UDP-glucose 4-epimerase GalE: MTINNDNNLPLILVTGGAGYIGSHTVLALQQAGFQVLILDTLERGHRDLVESVLKTELIVGDIGDRPLLDWLFQTYPVTAVMHFAAYIEVGESIHSPDRFYQNNVHGALTLLQAMVAAKIPYFIFSSTAAVYGVPPEIPISETCPCAPINPYGRSKWMVEQMVADMGTAYGLKSVIFRYFNAAGADPHSRLGEDHRPETHLIPLVLQAAMGRRPHIAIYGTDYPTPDGTCIRDYIHVVDLAQAHVRGLKYLLSGGNSQIFNLGNAQGFSVRQIIETAQRVTGCSIPVIEGDRRAGDPAILVANSDRARCLLGWQPQYPDIEQIIHHAWQWHQRRHRGNHIIMS; encoded by the coding sequence ATGACAATCAATAATGATAATAATTTGCCGCTGATTCTGGTTACAGGGGGCGCGGGCTATATCGGTAGTCATACCGTTTTGGCACTACAGCAGGCCGGCTTTCAAGTGCTTATTTTAGATACGCTGGAGCGGGGACACCGCGACTTGGTGGAGTCGGTGCTCAAAACAGAGCTCATTGTTGGTGATATTGGCGATCGCCCCCTCTTAGACTGGCTTTTTCAAACCTATCCTGTGACGGCAGTGATGCATTTTGCTGCCTATATTGAGGTGGGCGAGTCTATCCACTCTCCCGATCGCTTTTATCAAAATAATGTCCATGGAGCCCTGACCCTGTTACAGGCAATGGTGGCGGCCAAGATTCCCTATTTTATCTTTTCTTCCACAGCCGCTGTCTATGGCGTGCCCCCAGAGATACCGATTAGCGAAACCTGTCCCTGTGCCCCCATTAATCCCTATGGTCGCTCTAAGTGGATGGTGGAGCAAATGGTTGCCGATATGGGCACTGCCTACGGCCTCAAGTCAGTGATTTTCCGTTATTTCAATGCAGCGGGTGCCGATCCGCACTCTCGTCTGGGGGAAGATCACCGTCCAGAAACCCACCTGATTCCACTGGTGTTGCAGGCAGCCATGGGACGACGCCCCCACATTGCCATTTATGGCACAGACTATCCCACCCCCGATGGCACCTGCATTCGTGACTACATTCATGTAGTGGACTTAGCTCAAGCCCATGTGCGGGGCTTAAAGTACCTCTTGAGCGGCGGCAACTCGCAAATTTTTAACTTGGGGAATGCCCAAGGGTTTTCAGTGCGGCAAATTATTGAAACAGCTCAGCGGGTCACAGGTTGTTCGATTCCAGTCATTGAGGGCGATCGCCGGGCAGGAGACCCCGCCATCCTCGTTGCCAATAGCGATCGCGCCCGTTGTCTCTTAGGCTGGCAGCCCCAGTACCCCGACATTGAGCAGATCATTCACCACGCTTGGCAATGGCACCAGCGTCGCCACCGAGGCAATCACATTATAATGTCATAG
- a CDS encoding chlorophyll a/b-binding protein: MKSGSIIDDQGKMNNFAIEPKMYVMSEPQAGFTPYAELFNGRLAMIGFISLLALEVITGHGLIGFLNSL; encoded by the coding sequence ATGAAAAGTGGCAGCATTATTGATGATCAAGGCAAAATGAACAACTTTGCCATCGAACCCAAAATGTACGTGATGAGTGAGCCGCAAGCTGGCTTTACTCCCTACGCAGAACTCTTTAATGGTCGGCTGGCCATGATTGGGTTTATCTCCCTATTAGCGTTGGAAGTGATTACCGGTCACGGTCTGATTGGCTTTTTGAATAGCCTCTAG